The following nucleotide sequence is from Blastocatellia bacterium.
CCTGATCCCGATAGCGCACCGGTGGCCGATTCATCGGCGGTGGCCAGATCAGGGGTACGGCGATCTCGACCGAAGGACAATTCTCGGCAATGGCTATCGCATCCTCATAGGTGAGGGGCGGCCGCTGTCGCTCTTCCGGACTGACGCGCCCAAGGCGAATCCCCGGCTCGAAGCGAAAGATGAAGAGCGTGCGCGTGCCAAAACTATCAATCAGCTCCTCGAACTGCATCCGAATGCCCGCGATGAAGGCGGCGATCACCATCACCGTCGTCACGCCGATGACGACTCCCAGGATCGTCAGCGACGAGCGCAGCTTGTGCGCCCGCAGCGTCGCTATGGCCATCTTGAAGCTCTCGTGCAATTCGTATCGCGTCATTCCGCCCTCAACGCTTCGACCGGATCTAAGCGCGCCGCCTTATAAGCCGGATAGACGCCCGAGATCAAGCCAACGCTCCCAGCGATCGCCACCGCCAGCAATGTCCAATCCACGGGCAGCTCCATCCGAATCTCGAAGACGGCCGCCGCCAATCTCCCCAACCCATACGCCAGGAGAATCCCAATCGCCCCTCCAATCAGGGCCAGCGTGACCGATTCCGAGAGGAATTGCAAAAGGATGTCTCGCCGGCGCGCCCCGACCGATTTCCGAATCCCAATCTCCCGCGTGCGCTCGGTCACCGACACGAGCATGATGTTCATGATGACGATCCCACCGACGACGAGCGCGATCGAGGCCAACCCGATCGTCGCCATCTGAATCGTGCCGAGCATCTTCTCGCGAAAGCTATTGATGGCTTCCGCTGTGATGATCCCGAAATTGTCCTCCTCCTCGTACTTCAGATGGCGACGCGCGCGCAGCACCATGCGCACTTCGTCCACCGCTCGATTGATGTCATCGGCGCTGGTGGCGGCCACGCGAATACCGATGGAACGGCGCGTACTGAAGACTTTGCGAAACGTGGAGATCGGGATGATGACGAAGTTATCTTGCGGCTGCCCGAAGATCGTCCCCTGTTCCTCCGCGACGCCCACGATGCGAAACGGGAGTCCGGCGATCCGAATCTCCCGCCCCAGCGGATCCACTCCCGGGAAGAACTCCTTGACAATATCCGCCCCAACGACGCAAACGGCTCGACTCCGCTCCTCCTCCTCCCGACTGATGTATCGGCCCTCGGCGATCTCCAATCGGTCAATCTCCCCCATGTTGAACGAGACCCCTTGAATGCGCACGTCTTGCAGCGTCTGCGCCCCGTATTTGACCTGCCCGACCGTCGCTACTTCAGCCGCCGCATCTCGCACATACCGCCGCCGCGGATTCTCCAAAATGGCCCGCAGGTCGTCGAAGGTGATGTCCTTGTTCCGCTTGTTCTGCTTGATGAAGTCCTCCCAACTGGTGACGAACCCGAATTTGCGCACGGCAAACGCATTGGCGCCCAAATCCGCGATCCGATCGTTGAAGTACGCGTTGAATCCCTCGACGGCCATGACGACGAGGATGACCGTCATCACGCCAATGATGACCCCCAAAAGCGTCAAGAAACTCCGCAGCTTGTGCGCCCAAATGGCATCCAGCGCTACTTTGATCGCTTCCACAAGTCGCATACCTTGAAGATCATACCCACCCGCCCGCTCGCCGATCAAGGAATTTCCCGACGATTTGCCCCAACGCGCATCCCGATTTCCGAAGGCGAGACAGAACTCGCCGCTCGCGGTGCACAAGAGCGGGCAATCCTCTTTGCAGCGAGTCTCCGATTCGCCGAGCAGCTTTTGCCGAGCGCTCCTTAGTCACCGCTACCGGGATCGCCGACACTCAAGCGAGGCCGGGACGCTCGCGGTCCCATAGCATGGAGAAAACCTCTCGGCACGCTCGCACATCCTCAGTGCATCCTCTTCGCGCGCCGGTGATCCTACTTCAAGCCACCTTCCTCCAAGCCACCTTCCTCGTCCGTGCGCAACGCCAAAGCTGGATGCTGACAATGAGGAACCAAAGCCCAGCCAATGCCCCCAAATCCACAAGCTCAGCCGGGGGAACAGGCGCCGTCGCGAGGTTGAATACGAGCATGGCCAGCGCGATCAGAATGCTGCCGATCCCCAAAGCGCGCTCGAAAGGCGGATTCCGTAACATGGACGCGCCCAGAAACACCATGCCCATGACCGGCAAGACATCCCGAACGAGGTCGAAACCCAGTTGGACGGCGTTCGCGGCCTCAAAATCTATTCACGAGCGGTTCCAACGCCTCTCTCGCCGCGCGGAGAAAAGGAGCCAATCCTGGTCGCGCCTCGGACGATCAGCATCGCCAACGCAAACGCCAAACCGATGCCCACATAAACAGCATCAACCCTGGCCGGAAACGATGATCGTCCCAAGACCCTATGCAAGATCAACAAGGACGGAAATGGCAAGAGGCCCTATAGCGGCCGAGAAAAAGTATCTTCCCACGGCAAGCGCCGGATGCCCGAGAAGAGCTTCTCGTCATGTGATGCCCACCAAGGCCAGTATTCGCCAATAAAGGCCGAACTGGAATATGCCACGGACCCCGCTAATCTTCATCAACCTGAGGCCATCGTTCATGACCTTGTCGGTCCCTCGCCTTCAATGGTCTCTCGCCAGCCGCTTGCCGCCCTCCCCGTCTTCTCCCCCATCGCCCATCATGCTCAAGCTAAATCCCACAAAACGACCTCGGTGAACAAGTCCACTCCCCACCCACTAGGGACATCCTCAGGAAGACTTCGCCAAGCCTCCCCCTTCACGCGCAATCCTTTTTGAAGCGAGTCCCAGTTTCCGAGGATGAGGTTTCTCGGACACATCGGCCACAGATTTCACAGATCAGTCGCACTCCTCTTTGAAGCGAGTCCTGGCTTCCGAGCTGCGCAATCCGTAGCCACATCCGTGGAATCTGCGGCCAGTCGCAATCCTCTTTGAAGCGAGTCCTGGTTTCCGAGTTGATCGTTGTGCAGTATGGTGATGGTCCGCGGGCGCCGTAGTCGCAATCCTCTTTGAAGCGAGTCCTGGTTTCCGAGGCCCTCGCTCGGGCTTTGGCGCGAGTGTTCTCGTAGGGGGTTGTCGCAATCCTCTTTGAAGCGAGTCCTGGTTTCCGAGTCCCGGAAGGGGAGGTGAGGGAGGTCTTGTTGGGGCTCGGTCGCAATCCTCTTTGAAGCGAGTCCTGGTTTCCGAGAGCGTGGGGTTTTAGTCTCAATGGCTCAAGGGGTTAGCAGGCCGAAAGTGATAACCCCGGTTACCCCCCCCTGTCACAGGGCCTCGGAGAGATCCCTTCGGAAAAGGCTTTTTTCCGGATAAGGGACTGAAATCGCTCGGTTTAGCCTCTCAGTGATAACCCCCGTTACCCCCCTCTCTTCGGCTCCTGCCCCTGATCCAGGGCCCTTGCAGGTTGCCAAACAGCAGGCCGGTCTTCAGGCATGGCCTTTTTTTACCCCAAGTCGGCTGAAAAGTCAACGGGGAGTTTTTCAAAGCTTCACCAGATGTAGACGTCCTCCTCGCGCGTGACATCGCCCCGACCTTCGACGATGATTTCGTCCACGCATCCCTGACACAGCCGATAACACCGCAAGCTATCGGTCGCCGGATCAATATGGGATCGCAAGCGTCGCAAGAGCACGAGGAATTGATCCTCGGTCAGGAGACACTCGAAGACGCTATATTGAACCCGCGTGCCGAAGTCCTTGAGGATCTCGGAGACCTGGGTTCGTCGTTTGTCGTCGCTGATGTCGTAGCTGATGATGTAGAACATGACGCGCTTGATGGGCATGGTCAGGGTTCGGCGATATACGGCACGTACTCCGCGCCATTGAGGACAGCTTGCGCCAAAAGCTCGGCCTGCGTGAGTAAGAGCCGACGGAAGCTCGTCCGATGTCCCGTGTGTCGAGAGATGAAGGCGCGTTTCATCGTCTCCTCGTATTCGCGAAGGAAGCGTTTTTTCGCTTCGGGCGAGAACCACACTCCGGCGTTCTCGGAGGTCGTGAAATCCGCGGCGTCCAGGACCTCGGTATTGAAGAGCGTCAACACGAGCCGGTCCACAATGGCGGCGCGGAATTCCTCCATGAGGTCGAGGGCGAGGCTGCAACGGCCGTATTCGGGAGCGTGGAAGAACCCGAGATAGGGATCGAAGCCGACCGAAGAGACGACGGCCAAGGCTTCGTTGAACAGCAACGAATAGCCGAGCGAGAGGGCAGCATTGACGGGATCTCGGGGAGGACGACGCGAACGCTTGCGGAATCGTAGCTCGCGCCGGAACATGCTCCCGTAGGCTTGAAAGTAAGCTGCGGCCGCTTGTCCTTCGAGACCACGAAGGCTCGATAGGGACTGCGGCTCTTCGAGGGTCTGCAGCGTGCGCTGGAGCTGATTGATCGCCTCCTGCGCCGAC
It contains:
- a CDS encoding ABC transporter permease encodes the protein MRLVEAIKVALDAIWAHKLRSFLTLLGVIIGVMTVILVVMAVEGFNAYFNDRIADLGANAFAVRKFGFVTSWEDFIKQNKRNKDITFDDLRAILENPRRRYVRDAAAEVATVGQVKYGAQTLQDVRIQGVSFNMGEIDRLEIAEGRYISREEEERSRAVCVVGADIVKEFFPGVDPLGREIRIAGLPFRIVGVAEEQGTIFGQPQDNFVIIPISTFRKVFSTRRSIGIRVAATSADDINRAVDEVRMVLRARRHLKYEEEDNFGIITAEAINSFREKMLGTIQMATIGLASIALVVGGIVIMNIMLVSVTERTREIGIRKSVGARRRDILLQFLSESVTLALIGGAIGILLAYGLGRLAAAVFEIRMELPVDWTLLAVAIAGSVGLISGVYPAYKAARLDPVEALRAE
- the cas2 gene encoding CRISPR-associated endonuclease Cas2 translates to MPIKRVMFYIISYDISDDKRRTQVSEILKDFGTRVQYSVFECLLTEDQFLVLLRRLRSHIDPATDSLRCYRLCQGCVDEIIVEGRGDVTREEDVYIW
- the cas1 gene encoding CRISPR-associated endonuclease Cas1 → MTSLYLMEQGLLVRQNGERLILYRDNAAIAEVPLMKIERVIVFGHVHLTTGALTALLRHGIDTTFLSWHGRLKGRLVALESKNIPLRWKQYERAHDEAFASELARRIVRAKVQSSMRVLSRYQRNHPEWSAQEAINQLQRTLQTLEEPQSLSSLRGLEGQAAAAYFQAYGSMFRRELRFRKRSRRPPRDPVNAALSLGYSLLFNEALAVVSSVGFDPYLGFFHAPEYGRCSLALDLMEEFRAAIVDRLVLTLFNTEVLDAADFTTSENAGVWFSPEAKKRFLREYEETMKRAFISRHTGHRTSFRRLLLTQAELLAQAVLNGAEYVPYIAEP